In Chlamydiota bacterium, the sequence CCAAAGAAAATAGGGGCGATGAACACCCTTTTCACTTTTTAAGCTTTCCACATATCCCTCCATCACAGGTAGTGTCTATCCAAAACACAGTCCTGGTATAGCAAAAGCTTTAGACCTCTTTTTATTTTTATGCGAATGATTTTAGCATTATTTTATTAATCGCTTCACCAAAATCCAGGATAACCCTGGAAAAAGTAAGAATGACATCACTCAACCTAAAAAACTAACATTTCAAGACCTGACCCCAGTACGTTTCCACCCCATTGAGATGATCAGAAACCTTTGGAGGCGGACCTTTCATGAGGATACCGAACACGTATTTTATGCTCTGTTACAATGACAAAACAATGCATCCATTTCTCTACCTTTTCTGTACGAAACACGGCCTCTATTCGCTCAACTAAAGCATTGCGTCCTGGTTCATGAAGACGCAAAAGAAGAATTCCAAAATGTGTACCTGGTGAAAAACGCCGCTCATCAGAAAAATCTAAGTCCTGAGTAATAAAAAAAGCTCCTACCCTTTGCGCTTCTTTCCATACTTCTAGGTCATCCTTTCCAGAAAGACCTTCTTGTGGAACAGTATCCGCTGAATGCCCAAGATCTTCTAGCATTTGAACTAACCTAAAAGGCAGGTTTTCATCTAATTTGATTTTCATCGAATATTTGGAATGCTTAAATTTGGCAAGTCTTCTTCAGTTGAAGCAGCAGCAAAGGCAATCACAGCATGAACCATTTCTTTCGTAAGCGTAGGGAAATCACTCAAGATCTCTTCAATACTTGCTCCTTCTGCAAAACTAGCTAGGACAGTTCGAATGGTGACCCGGGTCCCCTTAAAAACAGGCTCTCCACCACATATACCCAAATCACGAACAAAATACTGAGTATAATTCATCACAAAACCTCCCTA encodes:
- a CDS encoding DUF5615 family PIN-like protein, with protein sequence MKIKLDENLPFRLVQMLEDLGHSADTVPQEGLSGKDDLEVWKEAQRVGAFFITQDLDFSDERRFSPGTHFGILLLRLHEPGRNALVERIEAVFRTEKVEKWMHCFVIVTEHKIRVRYPHERSASKGF
- a CDS encoding DUF433 domain-containing protein, whose protein sequence is MNYTQYFVRDLGICGGEPVFKGTRVTIRTVLASFAEGASIEEILSDFPTLTKEMVHAVIAFAAASTEEDLPNLSIPNIR